The Zea mays cultivar B73 chromosome 7, Zm-B73-REFERENCE-NAM-5.0, whole genome shotgun sequence DNA segment taaggcttaccaaagaggatggttagagctgagcattgcttttaaagttggtcaaaattttattagcaattactaagtataagtaaataccaacccaattaagtagtagaacaaaagtaacaacaacatcacctgcgatgcaatgcatatgacaaattgaatttaagttccataatttaatcatcagagagtcctgagctgctcatgaccgtgagctcggctagtataccagttttacactctgcagaggtggtaccctttacccacaagtcatgttacccatctgccaagggatcgcgacttcccatacacctctaccgaggaggcgaggcagggtaacactacgaggcctttacaaagttccactagcttcagaaaacccgctacagtttataggaagctccaatgcaggaatcccttgcaggaccgccatcgcagcaaaatcctcccgagggcctccctacactgaccactcccctactgcccttgcccctttcgggtaaggtagtcctccactagctttcctaattagtcagccaagggcgtcccattaaacccttgtggtggcacgtggttctcaagttaagctctatgttccaattaacatttaatgatcttgtcatgaacataaatagaataacaacataattggaacatagatgtaatgaaatattaacccaaaaccatataaagcagtagcagaactacccaagtgatccgggggtaaacaaggtattcaggatgaacaaactagggtgacctattgggtcccatcaaaattaacctatgcagatcattatgattaatccgaacatgagtaggtaaaagaagtgatcaagggcacaacttgcctgagacttgagattccaggtaccaggatgatcttcagatgactcgtgacctcactgctagtcgtagcaatacaaacaaatatagtataggcaaaattaacattgcaccaaacatgtgaataaaatacacaaaaaatctacacattaaaataaggacctaggaactggaatcattaaatttggagttataggtttcaagttatgaattttctaagatttaatgtgcttgaaatagggttaaatgataaataaattttctaacagaattcatgtcaaaacagtgactctaagtgttagagaataatattacaaaattttagaaactggaatggattaatttggactaaaaatggaatttctatgggttttacaagttctagggtttatttttcaTATTACAAATTCGATTTCTAAATCATTTAATCGATTTAAGCCAgtactggactgggcgcactattgtTAGAGAGTGCAGGGGGTTCGGCGCAAAAGATCCTAAGGCACAGAGTCCCGCAGACAGGACTGTGGGTTATTTTCTCAGAAGCCTAGGGTCTCTTTTGCATAATCGCACATCCGAAAGGGTATCCTGTGATTTGAGCCGTTGGATGCCATTCTGAGGGCCACGATTAGATCCACTTAAGTCCGAACCGGTATGCTCTATCAATCGTTGGATCAAAAACCGTTGGCCCAGATTTTAATGTACTGCGATCAGTTTAATACGTGCGATCTCGATCCTACGGTCAGGGTTTAACGAATCACCGATCTAATCCGGGCCGAGGGATCAGAGATCCACGGCTCAGATCTATCATACGCAGTAACACTCCCACGACCGCATTCCGGCCGCCAGATGCGGATCGAACGGCGCCGAGCCTATTACGCGAATCGGTATGCACATGATCTAATCACAGCCGTTGCTGGTCATCCAACGGCGCACAACCGACGCCCCAACAGCGCCCAcacgcacggcggcgccgccccctGCTCCACGCCCAGCCGAACTCCGGCGAGGTCGCCAATCGGTGCTCCCCGCGCGCTAAGCACTAAATCGACTCGAGATATACCATGCGGAAGGTAAGATGGACACGAGGGACGGATTTCTTACCGAGGGGTTTGAGCACATGAGCGCAGCCACGGCGAGGTGCGGTCCACGGTGGTGTTGTTCCTCCGGTGAGGAATTTGTCGCGCTCCCCAAGGTCCGCCCTCCAATTGAGGTTGCGGACGGCCACGCTAGACGATGGCGACCCAGCCTAGGCCAACCCCGAGGACAGAGTCCCAGCGACGACGAGCTTCACTTGCGGCGGAACTACGCAGCCCTCTCCGATGTCCAGTGAGCAATTGCCGAGGCACAGGTCACCGCGCCAATTTATACCCCGAAGTAGTGCGCGGAATTCGGTATCCGTTGCGCAAGAGACGGGCTCGGTCCCTGCGCGGAATTCGCGGCGTCAGGTGCGCGCCCGCCCGGTTCGATGGAGACGATGAACAGGGTAGCGGATTGTGTCGAGCGCGAGCTACTGGAAAGTGGGCCCAAGCCGTCAGTGAGGGGGGAGAACGAACGGTGCGCGCGTTGGGTAAGCGCGAGACATAGTGGAAGCGCGAGTTGGGCCGGCGGGGAAGGAAATCGGCCCAACTAGGtggtttctcttttctttttcatttctatttttttttattttctgttttcttttatccttaattcatttgaattcaaatttttgaATTTAACTCAGGTGCTAATTCCAATTCGTGTTAACCATGCAATTTGGTCATACTCACAGATGGTGAAGTTATTATAATATTTTTTTTGTATTGAATAATATTCCTTTCTCTcctctattttcatggttttattttcaagttagagtttgaattctatggatccattgatatgcTATTAATGACACGTTTATTTTATTAAACACAAGTGCACAATCAAGTaagaactcagcatgatgcaagattTATTTAGGTGTCTTTGGTTATTTATTCCTTTTCGATGGTATTCATTTACATATGATAGTAAATGGATATAACtcacacatatagataaagaaAATATTCTCTTATCACAtgatttacaaatttgggtattacaataaCCGAGGTGAAGTTTATGCACGGCTGCGTACGTATATACACAAATATAATGGTCTAGCCTATAGACCGTAGAGAGAGGTCCATCTCATTGTCATGCATGACTTCATAGGTCTCCTCTCTCCCATCTCTTCGGCTCTTTTTTACGCACCcagtaaggccttgttcgtttatgTCGGATTGTACCCGGAATCGTTTCAGCtagtcaaagtttatataaattagagaagtgaattgttccgacccaccaattcggcacaaacgaacaaggcctaaaagtcTATCGATCTCATCTCCGAGGCTTTTTACATTTCACGTCGTCAGAGCAAATCTTTTTCGCTTTTCGTTCCTTGCCAATTCAGTTTCTTCCCTTTTCGTACGTTCACCCACCTTTCTTGTTTTTTTTCCGCCGTCCTTCAGATTATCATAGGATTTTTTAGTAAAAaaacacgtcctcatcaactagcGCCATGTATACAAGCAACTTTAATTATCTCATCACAAACCCAACAGCAGCGTTGAACTTAATAACGAACCTCAACAACTGTACAGAAAAATAAATCACATGTGCCTTGGAATCTTTGATCACTAATATTCTACCAAGGTGTATGTAACTAAACAATATATGCACCCACATGTATAAACTAAATGCACGCTGCCGACTGCCACATTATTTTGTATACTACACCCTATAGTTTTGTCATAACCAAAAATGTTTTAAGTGTGACTAAGTTTATATAAAAGATTATCAACATTAATGATAATAATTAGGTCGAATATTATAAACAATATACTTTATGATGAATCTCATGATACTTATTCGGTAACGCAAATATAGGTATCTTTTATAAGTTTAATCAAATGTAAGATAGTTTGACTTAGAATAAAACTAGAATGGTATATTttttggacgggtgaaagtactggCTGGTTCTAGTGCACGACCTCCCTCTCGCCCCTGTTGCTCCAGTGCACCAACTGCAGCAGGCTATAGTCTCAGCCTATAGCTACATCAGCCTATAGCCACATCGCTCGGGGCTACCCTCCCGCTTCACTCTCACCCAGCTCCTACAGTCCCGCCCAAAGTGCCCATCTCGCCCGCCACTAAAGGTTGCATTAACACTAGCCTAGATATGTTTGGTTTGAAAAATCACTCTATAAAAGATGAGATAATGCATCATAAGTCCAAAACTCAAATTTGGTGGAATGACTCAATTACTCATGTTAGTACTAACCATGATtaatgaggtgatgatggataACTTATTCCATTCTACAAACCAGATAActtattcctcaaaccaaataccCTATAAATGCATCAACGTCATCCACAACGTAACTAAAAGAACGTCACCCACAACGTACAAAGAGGCGATTTCAACTGCTCTTCTTTATGCACACATTTTTGCTGACTAATTAGTGACTCGTGCAATTTGCGAACAAAATGGCCTAACAAGGTACAATTTAGCAATATATACGCAACCATGTATACAACAGCAAGAACTTCTACAACCTCTCTTTGTGATTGTGAAGAAACACATCTTTCTTCGAGATCTTCAAGAACCAGTTTTATCTCTTTGAGATTGATTGGCCTGTGCTCCTCCCCTTCTCAATTGCATCCCAGCCGTTAGTTGGTTCGAGATACAGGAGTGCGTGCAAGGACTCTTCATGATCTTCCTGCGATGTGGTCATCCACCTTTGACAACCTCGATACCAATGCTTTTATTACTTACGTATCTACGTTCACTGGCAGCAAAGCAACACAAGCAGATGAGATGACATCTTCGGCTAGCTAGCTAGAACTTTGCTCCGTTTGAGCTGTTGTTGTTGACCATGTAGCCATCGACCAAGCTCGAGTCCCCCAATCCAAAATCTTGGTAGTCGAGCAGCCAGTCGGTCGCGCCATCCCACGGCAACAACTCCGGACCGGCGGCAATGCTGCTGAACTCGTCCACGTCGACACTGCCAGTGAAGTTCAGCCACGCCTCGTCGCCGGTGGCAGGCTCCTCTTCCAAAAGCCACTTCACCAGCGGGTCTTGGTCATGGCCGCCGCCACCACTGCTGCTGCTTCCGCCGGTGCTCACGGTGTTCGTGCTCGATTCCGTCGGGCTGCAACCATCGGCCGGCACGTCCCTTATCACGGCGTCGTCGTTCTGCGGGCTCTGCTCCTTGGTCGCCTCGTCAGACTTGGTTGACTGAGAGGTTGTAGCCGGGCCGCTGCTGGTTGTCTTCCGGTCGAGGGGTTCGTGCGTGACTGGATCGATGCCCATCTTGATCAGCTTCTTCTTAATGTGCGTGTTCCAGTGGTTCTTGATCTCGTTGTCAGTCCTGCCCGGTAGCTTGGCAGCAATCTTCGACCATCTGCAGGAGAACATGCATATAGGAAAGAATAGTAAGTATGAAATTAATAACATGACTAATCGTCTAGTCGCCAAGACATGGGGAGTACATGCCCGAGTAATAATGAGAGAATCAATAGATCGAGCATGCGAAATTGTATGTGCATGTTCAAACTAATTAAAGATCATCTAGATATTGGCGCTTCCTTTTTTGAAAACAGTTTTAGAAAAACAGCGATACCCAATATATTTGCCGATCGTTTTCACAAGCAACAAAGCATTACTCAGCCATGTCAGCCATATTCAAAGTTGAGACTGACCCCCTTGATTTTCTACCTAATGTTACCTACCTCTGTACTACAATATAGATTTTTAAGTTGTTCTAAGTCAAATATCCAAAACAAGTTGATAGTTATGATACCAAATGAGTATCTTTAGATATATTATAAAAAATACCTTCATAATTTATACTTTTAAAGTTGTAGGTGTTAATGATTTCTCTGCAGACTTGGTCAAACTTAGAGTAGTTGAACTTAGCACAAATTCAGATTCGTTATATTTCAATGACACGTGTATGCATGTATTACACTGCTGTGGAATCTACAGTGACGGGCCATACACAGATTcttcttatttatttattttcttgaCAGAAAACTGGTTCTCTGGCTTCAAGTGCAATGTGAAAGGTCATGATCGATCTTTCAACTTCACCGGTTTCTTTAAGCTATCTGACTGTGTGAGGAAGCAGCCTTTATATATAGGGTGACAAAACAACAAAGTGGTTGGTAGAGATTGACATTTACAAGAAAGAAAATTCTAGTTCCTTCCATTTTCCAACGAGGCAAGTGGAACCAAGTgggatgctctgcgatttccgaaTCCATTGTGTAGGGTTTCTTAGCCACACAAATCAAGATAGCGGCCAGTGCTCTAGGTTACACATCAAGAAAGTGATATACTAAATCTATAATGGTCACTGGTGAATTTATATGGCTATGGCAGAGTCATACCTCCAGAAACAAGTTGAAAAGTTCACAACCTATATATATGTGCCGGCCATGTGGACCTGGCTACAGAGCTGCATTTTTTGGATTAATTTACTAATTTCATAGTAAAACACTGGAAAAACTAATATTTAAAAGCATCACTTAATTGCATATAACTcttaggtcccgtttgtttcctttcattttaaggaattggaatcttattaatggaataagctatttttttagaatgtgacattccaccactttccaaagttatcatattagcctatctcaaattcatggggtgagagatggaaattgattctatagatttatttTTCCGATGCACAACTTATAGCATACTCTTATACTTGCTTcgatataacataaatgtagtatataactatctctctcatatgatttaggataatattcaAATATAtttcatatataaatatataaacttaattagttttgtttaaattataattattaaaatgaaattcaattccaacCAAACAAACGGGACATTAAGGATTTGTTTGGATACTATAGTATTCAcctcaatccacatgtattgGGATAGATTGAGGTGCAAATTAGTTTAACTTACACTCAATTcacctcaatacatgtggatCAGAGTGAATATTAGAGTATCCAAATAAGACCTAATGGAATTTTGTGTAAACGTGAGAAAGGCCAGTCCAATAAACTGTACTATCAAATTAAATGTAAAGACATGCGAAGCTTTTCCTCTATTAGTAACAATAAATTCAGGTTGGGAATCTGACAAATATCATCTAATTACCGTGTTAATTGGCTGAACCACTAAAGTTTTTCTTTCATTTACATTAATTTGACAGACTtttgacataattttaaaaaacTTATTGAAAAACTATGAAATCGTTGAAATGGTGTACCCTTACAAAGCGTATCAACTATGTCCAGGAACTTATGACAAATAAATTAAAATAATATCTTTAAAGTGAAGTATACACCGTCACAAACTGAAAATCTAGAGCTACCATTTCCATAATTCTAATGCGCATATATGTTCCAACTGTTATAAGACTCAAGTTATTTTAAGAAAAATATCTAGCCTAGAACAACCTACTTTATATGGGCAGTATTCTAGATTTTGAACATGAAGATTTCTCTGCATTATTGCATTAACGTGCTACCTTCATGCACCACCCATCCATTTATGCATCTACAACTTTTCCAAGATCTATCTACATCTCAGTTGGTATATGATAGTGATTGAGGACATCGATTACCTGTTGCCAAAGGTAAGAAACCTACATACTTCATGCATGACCATACCAAGGACCACAAAGAAACATACTCATACTTCCTAGTCTCTATAAGAAGCTAAGGCCATGCGATGTCTTATGTTTCCTCGTATGATGGCAATAGGCCACCCGCATATCATGCTTCTAAGTAGAGCTGCTGCTTCTTTTTCAAGATATAAAATCATGCAAACTTTTAGAGCACCATATATATAGAATTTCTAGACTAGGAGCTGATAAAACTATTTGTTTGTTCACGTACACTATGAACAGAGATTCAGAGGTTTGTCTGCAAGCTAGGC contains these protein-coding regions:
- the LOC100101510 gene encoding protein ODORANT1 isoform X2, with product MGRQPCCDKLGVKRGPWTAEEDRKLINFILTNGHCCWRAVPKLAGLLRCGKSCRLRWTNYLRPDLKRGLLTDAEEQVVIDLHAKLGNRWSKIAAKLPGRTDNEIKNHWNTHIKKKLIKMGIDPVTHEPLDRKTTSSGPATTSQSTKSDEATKEQSPQNDDAVIRDVPADGCSPTESSTNTVSTGGSSSSGGGGHDQDPLVKWLLEEEPATGDEAWLNFTGSVDVDEFSSIAAGPELLPWDGATDWLLDYQDFGLGDSSLVDGYMVNNNSSNGAKF
- the LOC100101510 gene encoding protein ODORANT1 isoform X1; the encoded protein is MGGRRPTYTTRARSAAAALRPAAGMGRQPCCDKLGVKRGPWTAEEDRKLINFILTNGHCCWRAVPKLAGLLRCGKSCRLRWTNYLRPDLKRGLLTDAEEQVVIDLHAKLGNRWSKIAAKLPGRTDNEIKNHWNTHIKKKLIKMGIDPVTHEPLDRKTTSSGPATTSQSTKSDEATKEQSPQNDDAVIRDVPADGCSPTESSTNTVSTGGSSSSGGGGHDQDPLVKWLLEEEPATGDEAWLNFTGSVDVDEFSSIAAGPELLPWDGATDWLLDYQDFGLGDSSLVDGYMVNNNSSNGAKF